The following proteins come from a genomic window of Nocardiopsis sp. YSL2:
- a CDS encoding acyltransferase, whose product MGARVSRLLSWIIRSVWSFARSNAEIRADSKASRRFARFGVGSAIAFPTATLYGEPWIEIGVHTVLGADMTLAAGMGPDYDLGEGTVVRIGSGCAIGRGSHIVAHKSVDIGDHVYTGPYVYITDQNHSYTNTEIPVGLQWPVDDPVSIGDGTWVGANAVVLPGVHLGRNCVVAAGTVVRPGRYPDHSVIAGVPGKVVRAYDPELGWEPPMRETGTPTRVPTPAAGPTPDLPAEPPEPGSSTRFPPA is encoded by the coding sequence ATGGGAGCACGCGTGTCGCGGCTGTTGTCCTGGATCATCCGCTCCGTCTGGTCGTTCGCCCGGAGCAACGCCGAAATCCGTGCGGACTCCAAGGCGTCCCGGAGGTTCGCGCGCTTCGGCGTCGGATCGGCGATCGCCTTCCCCACGGCCACCCTGTACGGGGAACCGTGGATCGAGATCGGCGTGCACACCGTGCTGGGCGCGGACATGACGCTCGCCGCGGGAATGGGCCCCGACTACGACCTGGGCGAGGGGACGGTCGTGCGCATCGGTTCCGGCTGCGCGATCGGCCGGGGCTCGCACATCGTCGCGCACAAGTCGGTGGACATCGGCGACCACGTCTACACGGGTCCGTACGTCTACATCACCGACCAGAACCACTCCTACACCAACACCGAGATCCCCGTCGGCCTGCAGTGGCCCGTGGACGACCCCGTCAGCATCGGCGACGGCACCTGGGTGGGCGCCAACGCGGTGGTCCTGCCCGGCGTGCACCTGGGACGCAACTGCGTCGTCGCGGCCGGGACCGTGGTGCGGCCCGGCCGGTACCCCGACCACAGCGTCATCGCGGGCGTGCCCGGCAAGGTCGTGCGCGCGTACGACCCCGAGCTGGGCTGGGAGCCGCCGATGCGCGAGACCGGGACGCCCACGCGGGTCCCGACCCCCGCCGCCGGACCGACTCCCGACCTGCCCGCCGAACCGCCCGAGCCGGGATCGTCCACCCGCTTCCCGCCCGCCTAG
- a CDS encoding GntR family transcriptional regulator, translated as MSTSRKTVVADHLREALGRGDYQPGDRLPGEEELAERFDVSRATARLGMRILQDEGRITIQPGRGAFAADHQPIIHLAAPISGGSDSERFEAGYQPHLREAGYYQVDEKIKVSLDTMRPKVAKRLRFEADENGPYGGLVVIRSCERFVEGGLWQSQVTYFPFSIANSTALMSPAPLDEGVSAVLRELGYREDWNWDIVGARMPSQDEADSFGLGPGIPLLVQERVAHEGERPLRFTETIMPANRHQLLYSGGDAPEELLLMASDVNIFER; from the coding sequence ATGAGCACGTCGAGGAAGACCGTGGTCGCCGACCACCTGCGCGAGGCGCTCGGGCGGGGTGACTACCAGCCGGGTGACCGCCTGCCGGGTGAGGAGGAGCTCGCCGAGCGCTTCGACGTCTCGCGCGCCACCGCGCGGCTCGGCATGCGCATCCTCCAGGACGAGGGCCGCATCACCATCCAGCCTGGCCGCGGTGCCTTCGCGGCCGATCACCAGCCCATCATCCACCTCGCCGCGCCGATCTCCGGCGGCAGCGACTCCGAGCGGTTCGAGGCCGGCTACCAGCCGCACCTGCGCGAGGCGGGTTACTACCAGGTCGACGAGAAGATCAAGGTCAGCCTGGACACCATGCGCCCGAAGGTCGCCAAGCGGCTGCGCTTCGAGGCCGACGAGAACGGCCCCTACGGCGGGCTCGTGGTCATCCGTTCCTGCGAACGTTTCGTCGAGGGCGGGCTGTGGCAGTCCCAGGTCACCTACTTCCCCTTCAGCATCGCCAACAGCACCGCCCTCATGTCTCCCGCGCCCCTCGACGAGGGGGTCAGCGCGGTGCTGCGCGAGCTCGGGTACCGCGAGGACTGGAACTGGGACATCGTCGGTGCGCGGATGCCCTCCCAGGACGAGGCCGACTCGTTCGGGCTCGGTCCCGGGATCCCGCTGCTCGTCCAGGAGCGCGTGGCGCACGAGGGCGAGCGCCCGCTGCGGTTCACCGAGACGATCATGCCCGCCAACCGGCACCAGCTGCTGTACTCGGGCGGCGACGCCCCCGAGGAGCTGTTGCTGATGGCCTCGGACGTCAACATCTTCGAGCGCTGA
- a CDS encoding cystathionine beta-synthase, whose translation MRVHDSLIDLVGDTPLVRLKKVTEGLAPTILAKVEYFNPGGSVKDRIALRMVEAAEKSGKLKPGGTIVEPTSGNTGIGLAMIAQEKGYRCVFICPDKVGPDKLSVLRAYGAEVVVCPTTVAPDHPDSYYSVSDRLAAEIPGAWKPNQYENMNNPESHYHSTGPEIWEQTEGRITHFVAGIGTGGTISGTGRYLKEVSEGRVRVIGADPEGSVYSGGSGRPYLVEGVGEDIWPGTYDTSVCDDIVAVSDKDSFLMTRRLAREEALLVGGSCGLAVEAALKVAKDAGPDDVIVVLLPDGGRGYLGKIFNDEWMADYGFLSTATEEATAGQVLAEKGGEMPDFVHSHPDETVGTAVAIMREYGVSQLPVMKEEPPVMAAEVVGSVAERDVLDALFDGRAELDDLVETHMGPPLSTVGTGTPVSDCARLLRSSGALVVLRDGRPAGILTRQDLLAHLSG comes from the coding sequence ATGCGGGTACACGATTCACTGATCGATCTGGTCGGGGACACCCCGCTTGTCCGTTTGAAGAAGGTCACGGAGGGGCTCGCGCCGACGATCCTGGCCAAGGTCGAGTACTTCAACCCCGGCGGCTCGGTCAAGGACCGCATCGCGCTGCGCATGGTCGAGGCGGCCGAGAAGAGCGGGAAGCTCAAGCCCGGCGGCACGATCGTCGAGCCCACGTCCGGCAACACCGGGATCGGGCTGGCGATGATCGCGCAGGAGAAGGGCTACCGCTGCGTCTTCATCTGCCCGGACAAGGTGGGGCCGGACAAGCTCTCCGTCCTGCGGGCCTACGGCGCGGAGGTCGTGGTCTGTCCGACCACGGTCGCTCCCGACCACCCCGACTCCTACTACTCGGTCTCGGACCGGTTGGCCGCGGAGATCCCCGGCGCGTGGAAGCCCAACCAGTACGAGAACATGAACAACCCGGAGTCGCACTACCACTCCACCGGCCCCGAGATCTGGGAGCAGACCGAGGGCCGGATCACGCACTTCGTGGCGGGGATCGGGACCGGCGGCACCATCAGCGGGACCGGCCGCTACCTGAAGGAGGTCTCCGAGGGCCGGGTGCGCGTGATCGGCGCCGACCCCGAGGGCTCGGTGTACTCGGGCGGGTCGGGCCGCCCGTACCTGGTCGAGGGTGTGGGCGAGGACATCTGGCCGGGAACCTACGACACGTCCGTGTGCGACGACATCGTGGCGGTCAGCGACAAGGACTCCTTCCTGATGACCCGGCGCCTGGCGCGCGAGGAGGCCCTGCTGGTGGGCGGCTCCTGCGGCCTGGCGGTGGAGGCCGCGCTCAAGGTGGCCAAGGACGCGGGGCCCGACGACGTCATCGTCGTCCTGCTGCCGGACGGCGGTCGCGGCTACCTCGGCAAGATCTTCAACGACGAGTGGATGGCGGACTACGGGTTCCTGTCCACCGCGACGGAGGAGGCCACGGCCGGTCAGGTGCTGGCCGAGAAGGGCGGGGAGATGCCCGACTTCGTGCACTCCCACCCGGACGAGACGGTCGGTACCGCTGTGGCGATCATGCGCGAGTACGGCGTCTCGCAGCTTCCGGTGATGAAGGAGGAGCCGCCGGTCATGGCGGCCGAGGTGGTCGGCTCCGTGGCCGAGCGCGATGTGCTGGACGCGCTCTTCGACGGGCGCGCCGAGCTCGACGACCTCGTGGAGACCCACATGGGGCCGCCGCTGTCCACGGTCGGTACGGGGACCCCGGTCAGCGACTGCGCGCGCCTGCTGCGTTCGTCGGGCGCCCTGGTGGTGCTGCGCGACGGGCGTCCGGCGGGCATCCTGACCCGCCAGGACCTGCTCGCGCACCTGTCGGGGTAG
- a CDS encoding sigma 54-interacting transcriptional regulator: MTHDSPPPTGLPLTLAGLRASGHVHRPVAVEVRENLLRRMGAGEARFPGVHGFDATVLPQVERALLAGHDIVLLGERGQGKSRLIRAVAALLDEWSPAVADCPINDHPYAPACPGCRRRSSEEGDALPVVWRHRRERYGEKLGTPDTGVGELIGDVDPARLAEGRSLGDPETVHYGLVPRANRGVFCVNELPDLPARAQVALFNVLEERDLQIRGYTLRLPLDILVVASANPEDYTNRGRIVTPLKDRFGAQVRTHYPPELDDELALIRQEADLPTGTCVPSHLLEAVARFTRLVRASKKVDPRSGVSVRFSVAAAETVAASALRRAAMVGEEVPVARVCDLPAVVEPLLGKVEFDIAAEGREADVLHALLRRATAEVFRERLGEADLSPLGDRFSGGATVETGDLVGAAELLRRVGGVPGLADMISRAAPEEQDGPPTPGLAAAVVEFALEGLFLERRLSKDTVPDGGVYRF, from the coding sequence GTGACCCACGACTCACCCCCGCCGACCGGTCTTCCCCTCACCCTCGCCGGCCTGCGCGCGTCCGGCCACGTCCACCGGCCCGTCGCCGTCGAGGTGCGGGAGAACCTGCTCCGGCGCATGGGCGCCGGCGAGGCCCGCTTCCCGGGCGTGCACGGCTTCGACGCCACCGTGCTCCCCCAGGTGGAACGGGCCTTGCTGGCCGGGCACGACATCGTGCTGTTGGGCGAGCGCGGTCAGGGCAAGAGCCGGCTGATCCGCGCCGTCGCCGCCCTGCTCGACGAGTGGTCCCCGGCCGTCGCCGACTGCCCGATCAACGACCACCCCTACGCCCCCGCCTGCCCCGGCTGCCGACGGCGCTCGTCGGAGGAGGGCGACGCCCTGCCCGTGGTCTGGCGGCACCGCCGGGAGCGCTACGGCGAGAAGCTGGGCACGCCCGACACCGGGGTCGGCGAACTGATCGGGGACGTGGATCCGGCACGGCTGGCCGAGGGGCGCTCGCTCGGTGATCCCGAGACCGTGCACTACGGACTGGTGCCGCGCGCCAACAGGGGCGTGTTCTGCGTGAACGAGCTGCCGGACCTGCCCGCGCGCGCCCAGGTGGCGCTGTTCAACGTGTTGGAGGAACGCGACCTCCAGATCCGCGGGTACACCCTGCGCCTGCCCCTGGACATCCTGGTGGTGGCGAGCGCCAACCCGGAGGACTACACGAACCGGGGGCGGATCGTGACGCCGCTCAAGGACCGCTTCGGGGCCCAGGTGCGGACCCATTATCCGCCCGAGCTCGACGACGAACTGGCGCTGATCCGGCAGGAGGCGGACCTGCCGACGGGCACGTGCGTGCCCTCGCACCTGTTGGAGGCCGTGGCGCGCTTCACCCGGCTGGTCCGGGCGAGCAAGAAGGTGGATCCCCGCTCGGGGGTCTCCGTGCGCTTCTCGGTGGCCGCCGCGGAGACCGTGGCCGCGTCCGCCCTGCGCCGGGCGGCCATGGTCGGCGAGGAAGTGCCCGTCGCCCGGGTGTGCGACCTGCCCGCGGTGGTGGAGCCGCTTCTCGGCAAGGTCGAGTTCGACATCGCCGCCGAGGGCCGGGAGGCGGACGTGTTGCACGCCCTGCTGCGCCGGGCGACCGCCGAGGTCTTCCGCGAGCGGCTGGGCGAGGCGGACCTGTCGCCGCTCGGTGACCGGTTCTCCGGTGGTGCCACGGTGGAGACCGGCGACCTGGTCGGAGCCGCGGAGCTGCTGCGCCGGGTCGGCGGGGTGCCGGGGCTGGCCGACATGATCTCCCGTGCGGCGCCCGAGGAACAGGACGGACCGCCGACACCGGGGTTGGCGGCGGCGGTGGTGGAGTTCGCCCTCGAAGGGCTGTTCCTGGAACGGAGGCTGTCGAAGGACACCGTCCCCGACGGCGGCGTCTACCGTTTCTGA
- a CDS encoding GntR family transcriptional regulator, protein MRAESRYRQIARTLRREIQEGSLPRGDQLPSEKQLEERFDASRNTIRLALGMLRNQGLILSRPGRGHFVQHIVPETFYATRTKGGPDGLNESALSGQTLEELQLLSATVDIASRLRVSEGDMTVVRRMYRFSGEQSGSIASAYYPMELVQGTPLMLPEDVESALVVLLEHGHRQVGYVDELQTRMPTPQETSQLELPPGVPVLDVHRTDYSEDRPIRLVHTVYAGYSIRYQFEHGNLKAYHRD, encoded by the coding sequence ATGCGGGCAGAAAGTAGATATCGACAAATCGCTCGGACCCTGCGTCGGGAGATTCAGGAGGGAAGTCTGCCCCGGGGCGATCAGCTGCCGTCGGAGAAGCAGCTGGAAGAGCGCTTCGACGCGTCCCGCAACACGATCAGGCTCGCGCTGGGCATGCTGCGCAACCAGGGCCTCATCCTCAGCAGGCCGGGCCGCGGCCACTTCGTCCAGCACATCGTGCCGGAGACCTTCTACGCCACCCGCACCAAGGGCGGTCCCGACGGGCTCAACGAGTCGGCCCTGTCCGGGCAGACCCTGGAGGAGCTCCAGCTGCTGAGCGCCACGGTCGACATCGCGAGCCGCCTGCGCGTCTCCGAGGGCGACATGACCGTCGTGCGTCGGATGTACCGGTTCTCGGGTGAGCAGTCCGGCTCCATCGCCTCGGCGTACTACCCCATGGAACTCGTCCAGGGCACGCCGCTCATGCTGCCCGAGGACGTCGAGAGCGCCCTGGTGGTGCTGCTCGAACACGGTCACCGGCAGGTCGGCTACGTCGACGAGCTGCAGACCCGTATGCCCACGCCACAGGAGACGTCACAACTCGAACTTCCCCCGGGAGTCCCGGTTCTGGACGTCCACCGCACCGACTACTCCGAGGACCGCCCGATCAGACTGGTGCACACTGTGTACGCCGGGTACAGCATCCGGTACCAGTTCGAACACGGCAACCTCAAGGCCTACCACCGGGACTGA
- a CDS encoding VWA domain-containing protein — protein sequence MGRFRYRRYTGGPDPLAEPDPPADAALRAVDELRALVAAAEADSDAHRAELAALEAALSRYGEGDRAALAEMDPADLRRLLGPEGEAARARLDSADHGLSPRELRRLGDAALRDFEKGRGALPGGHAGPAGPGGATGEPTGAFLPYEAAGDRPLDAPATAREAALRRARAAGPSLLPEDLRVAETEPESAAAVSLLIDLSHSMVTRSLHEAATRAALALHALVRTRYPEDRVQVVGFGESAVELTPAELVAHDWRRVPGTNLHHALRLARGHLRRHRGLVPRVLVVTDGEPTAHLGEDGGARFAWPPVPRTLEATLAELDAVLRAGAEVTFVLLADDPRLRAFRALVERRRGVRVVDADADLLGPLVLDRYRRR from the coding sequence GTGGGACGGTTCCGATACCGCCGCTACACCGGCGGCCCCGACCCGTTGGCCGAGCCCGATCCGCCGGCCGACGCGGCCCTGCGAGCCGTCGACGAGCTCCGTGCCCTGGTGGCGGCGGCCGAGGCGGACTCCGACGCCCACCGCGCGGAACTGGCCGCTCTGGAGGCGGCCCTGTCCCGCTACGGGGAGGGCGATCGCGCGGCACTGGCCGAGATGGACCCCGCCGACCTGCGCCGCCTGCTGGGCCCGGAGGGCGAGGCGGCCCGGGCCCGCCTGGACTCGGCCGACCACGGCCTCAGCCCCCGCGAGCTCCGCCGCCTCGGCGACGCGGCGCTGCGCGACTTCGAGAAGGGCCGGGGCGCGCTCCCCGGCGGGCACGCGGGCCCCGCGGGCCCCGGCGGGGCCACCGGCGAGCCCACAGGCGCGTTCCTGCCGTACGAGGCCGCCGGGGACCGGCCGCTCGACGCGCCCGCCACCGCGCGCGAGGCGGCCCTGCGCCGCGCCCGCGCGGCGGGCCCCTCCCTGCTCCCCGAGGACCTGCGGGTCGCCGAGACCGAACCGGAGTCCGCCGCGGCGGTCTCCCTGCTCATCGACCTGTCCCACTCGATGGTGACGCGCTCGCTGCACGAGGCCGCCACCCGGGCGGCCCTGGCCCTGCACGCCCTGGTCCGTACGCGTTACCCCGAGGACCGGGTGCAGGTGGTCGGCTTCGGCGAGAGCGCGGTCGAGCTCACCCCCGCCGAGCTGGTCGCGCACGACTGGCGCCGCGTCCCCGGCACCAACCTGCACCACGCCCTGCGCCTGGCACGGGGCCACCTGCGACGGCATCGCGGGCTCGTGCCCCGGGTCCTGGTGGTCACCGACGGCGAACCCACCGCCCATCTGGGCGAGGACGGCGGCGCGCGGTTCGCCTGGCCCCCCGTGCCGCGCACGCTCGAGGCGACCCTCGCCGAACTGGACGCGGTGCTGCGCGCGGGCGCCGAGGTCACCTTCGTCCTGTTGGCCGACGACCCCCGGCTGCGCGCGTTCCGGGCCCTGGTCGAGCGCCGTCGGGGCGTGCGGGTCGTGGACGCCGACGCCGACCTCCTCGGCCCCCTGGTCCTGGACCGGTACCGGCGGCGCTGA
- a CDS encoding cystathionine gamma-synthase gives MTFDGFETLAIHAGQEPDTGTGAVVVPIYQTSTYAQDGVGGLRQGYEYSRTGNPTRAALEECLAALEAGTRGLAFASGMAAEDTLLRTVLSPGDHIIIPGDAYGGTFRLISKVVERWGVAWDAVDQSDPEAVRAAVRPETRVVWTETPTNPLLNITDIEAVASIAHDAGALHVVDNTFASPYLQQPLALGADVVVHSTTKYLGGHSDVVGGALVVADAGLGERLAFHQNTMGAIPGPFDSWLTLRGVKTLGVRMDRHSANAERVVAALEGHPAVRRVYYPGLDAHPGHKVAERQMRAFGGMVSFALRDGEKAALELCERTEVFTLGESLGGVESLIEHPGRMTHASTAGSPLEVPADLVRISVGIESGDDLVADLLGALEG, from the coding sequence ATGACGTTCGACGGGTTTGAAACGCTGGCCATCCACGCGGGCCAGGAACCGGACACCGGCACCGGGGCCGTAGTGGTACCGATCTACCAGACGAGCACCTACGCGCAGGACGGCGTGGGCGGGCTGCGTCAGGGCTATGAGTACTCGCGCACCGGCAACCCCACGCGCGCCGCGCTGGAGGAGTGCCTGGCCGCCCTGGAGGCGGGTACGCGCGGGCTGGCCTTCGCCTCCGGCATGGCCGCCGAGGACACCCTGCTGCGCACGGTCCTGTCTCCGGGCGACCACATCATCATCCCCGGCGACGCCTACGGGGGCACGTTCCGCCTGATCTCCAAGGTGGTCGAGCGCTGGGGCGTGGCCTGGGACGCGGTCGACCAGAGCGACCCGGAGGCCGTGCGGGCGGCGGTGCGCCCCGAGACCAGGGTGGTGTGGACCGAGACTCCCACCAACCCCCTGCTCAACATCACCGACATCGAGGCGGTCGCGTCGATCGCCCACGACGCCGGCGCTCTGCACGTCGTGGACAACACCTTCGCCTCGCCCTACCTCCAGCAGCCGCTGGCCCTGGGCGCGGACGTGGTGGTGCACTCCACCACGAAGTACCTGGGCGGGCACTCCGACGTGGTCGGGGGCGCTCTGGTGGTCGCCGACGCCGGGCTCGGGGAACGGCTGGCCTTCCACCAGAACACCATGGGTGCCATTCCGGGGCCCTTCGACTCCTGGCTGACCCTGCGCGGAGTCAAGACTCTGGGTGTGCGGATGGACCGGCACAGTGCCAACGCCGAGCGGGTCGTGGCCGCGCTGGAGGGCCACCCGGCGGTTCGGCGCGTGTACTACCCCGGGCTGGACGCGCATCCGGGGCACAAGGTCGCCGAACGGCAGATGCGTGCCTTCGGGGGGATGGTCTCCTTCGCTCTGCGCGACGGGGAGAAGGCGGCGTTGGAGCTGTGTGAGCGAACCGAGGTCTTCACGCTGGGCGAGTCCCTGGGCGGGGTGGAGTCCCTGATCGAGCATCCCGGGCGGATGACGCACGCGTCCACCGCGGGTTCCCCGCTGGAGGTTCCGGCCGATCTGGTGCGGATCTCCGTCGGTATCGAGTCGGGTGACGACCTGGTGGCGGACCTGCTGGGGGCGTTGGAGGGCTGA